A single genomic interval of Anopheles marshallii chromosome 2, idAnoMarsDA_429_01, whole genome shotgun sequence harbors:
- the LOC128707557 gene encoding cyclin-C: MAGNFWQSSHHQQWILDKQDLIRERQHDLKTLSEEEYQKIFMFFANIIQVLGEQLKLRQQVIATATVYFKRFYARNSLKCIDPLLLAPTCILLSSKVEEFGVISNSRLITTCQTVIKNKFSYAYQQEFPYRTNHILECEFYLLENLDCCLIVYQPYRPLLQLMQDIGQEEQLLTLTWRLINDSLRTDVSLLYPPYQIAIGCLQIACVILQKELKSWFAELNVDMDKVQEIARAIVNLFELWKGYDEKKEIQALLEKMPKPKPHPQR, encoded by the exons ATGGCAGGAAACTTCTGGCAAAGTTCGCACCACCAACAATGGATTCTGGACAAGCAGGATCTGATACGGGAGCGTCAGCATGATTTGAAAACGCTCTCCGAGGAGGAGTATCAGAAGATCTTTATGTTCTTCGCCAACATCATACAGGTGCTGGGTGAGCAGCTGAAACTGCGCCAGCAGGTTATCGCTACGGCGACCGTGTACTTCAAGCGATTCTACGCGCGCAACTCGCTAAAGTGTATCGATCCGCTGCTGCTGGCACCGACCTGCATACTGCTATCATCGAAGGTTGAAGAGTTTGGTGTGATTTCCAACTCACGTCTTATCACCACGTGCCAGACGGTGATCAAGAATAAGTTCAGCTATGCCTACCAGCAGGAATTCCCCTATCGCACCAACCACATACTGGAGTGCGAGTTTTACCTGTTGGAAAATCTCGACTGTTGTTTGATTGTGTACCAACCGTACCGCCCGCTGTTACAGCTTATGCAGGACATCGGCCAGGAGGAACAATTGCTTACCCTTACCTGGCGGCTCATCAATGATTCCCTACGTACGGATGTAAGCCTTTTGTATCCACCGTATCAG ATCGCCATCGGATGTCTGCAGATAGCGTGCGTCATTTTGCAGAAGGAGCTTAAATCCTGGTTTGCCGAGCTGAACGTCGACATGGACAAAGTGCAAGAGATCGCACGTGCTATAGTGAACCTGTTCGAGCTTTGGAAGGGATATGACGAGAAGAAGGAAATACAGGCACTGTTGGAAAAGatgccgaaaccgaaaccgcaCCCGCAGCGGTGA